The Poecile atricapillus isolate bPoeAtr1 chromosome 19, bPoeAtr1.hap1, whole genome shotgun sequence genome includes the window ccatgatcccaatgggtcccagatcccagctcagccccttgtgCAACTCTCACCCTTTGGCtcagcctttgtgtcccctggaggcgctggcagagctgatggggtggggcaggagcggggcagccccagcgttcccctggcagtgacatcacagccggggcagccccagcgttcccctggcagtgacaccacagccggggcagccccagcgttcccctggcagtgacaccacagccggggcagccccagcgttcccctggcagtgacaccacagccggggcagccccagcgttccctccctggagatgctccaagggaagcGTCCAGAGCCGCGTCCAGTCAGCGGAACTGAGCGGCCACTGAGCACCCCCGGCCTGGGCTGTTATGAATTATGTTTGTTCATTAACTGGGATGTGGTTCTTGTAATAGAATATGTTTGTTCATAGGGTATGTTCGTTTGTTAAGCAAAGATGTGGTTAGCTTTTTTTGCAAATTGTGGTTAGCTTATTTTTGTAAAGATATGTTTGTACAGGTGGTACTTTCCGAGTGGTACTTTCCGAGCGGTACTTTCTCGAAAACCAAGAAGAACAGAAGTGGAGCAAGATGCCCCAGCAACAGCCTCAAAGCATGCGCGGAGTGCTCCGGAAGTATAGCAATGATAGGCTCGTGAGCGACTTAAAAGGACTGGCTGGAACCTCAGTAGGCGCGGCAGTTGGCAGGACGGAGATCCCCCTGTCGCCCAGCGCTGCATTGcctccttgttttgcttgctatgattaataaaatttgttaattAGCTATTTCGACTCTTGTTAATCAATAAAATCTCTAAGATGGGCTGCTGtggattcctctgcagacagctcgGGAAGGTCCCCTTGGCCAcccccacagtgccacagacaagtgtcacacacagttacagagctctgcccagagctgacagggggagttaatttataaaaaacaaacaagcacagcactgggaaggTCTTTGTGCACCGAGGCTTTGATGCAGCCAAGGAAAGCTCTTGGTTCAGGGTCACCTTTCCTGCTCAGCAGAGCCCcgagtgccccagcagcagcagcagcagcagagaatggCAGCATTGCCACGGGCTGGCTCAGGAAGGGGAGATTTCCCCCTCGAGAGAGGCTCCTCTGCCAGGTTTTGCATTCAGGCAGCTGCAGATCCCTCAGCTCTGGttgcacagcagctggaaatgcaaaTGCAGGAGCTGCGTTCATGGCCAGCCACAGCGGGTGACAGCAAGGACAGGGCCCTGGCAGTGTGACATTTGCAGGGAGCGGCTGCAGCAAGCGCTGGGGGCTGGAAGTGTGTGCAGAAAACAGCCCGGGGGTCTCCGGCCcgaagaaaaggaacaaagttTCAGTTCTGGCCTCCCCAGGGAGCACCAAAATCGTTCCTTTGCACGGCGAggttccactggcgggtgttgtAGGGCCCCCAGAGGAGAGCCCAGGGTGTTCCAAGTGCCTCGGCTGGAGCAGCTTTCTGTCCCGCTCCGGGGGCATTCCCGCGGGCTTGGGATCCCTGGGAAGGCgcaggaggagaggctggaagCGGTCggtttgtgggtttggggtttggatttttttttgtgggggggtGATGGCCGGTtgtgattttggtgtttttgtggggctgggggaatgTTTTTTTGTGAGCTGTGCCCAGCGGTTTGCAGCCCCGCGGGTGCGGGGAGCGCTggcgcagccccggcccgggcggggcggccccgggcgggcTGTGGGAGCCGGGAGCGGCCGGGcgggcccggagccgccgccttgggccgggagccccccgggcagagctctgtgctcgGGGCCGAGGCCCGGGCAGCGCTGGGCGGCCCGTGGGCCCCCAGCACAGGCGGGTCCGTGTGGCCGGGCCGGCTCCGTGTCCGCAGCGGGCTCCGAGGGGAACGGCCCGGGCCGGCCGTGGCCGTGCGGGGCTTGGCGGGGCTCGGGGGGCCGGGCCGGTCCgggcagaggctgagggagagCGGGACAAGCGCTGGCACAGCGGCCCCGGGCTCGCCGTGCCCCCCTGGCCACGCAGCCGGGCTCGGGGGCCGCCTGGCTCAGAGGCAGCCCCGGCtgcgggggtccccgggggtctctggggagggggcggcaaTGGGGGCTGCCGGAGctctgtgcccggggctgggcgcgGCTGCCGAGGGAGCGGAGCATGCAGGCTCCCCCCGTGCTGGGGCTTGCTCTGCCCGCCTCAGGGGCTGCATTGTCAGCCCGGAGCCACATGGGGATCGCCCGgaccagcagggctggcagggaaagcGGCAATGGGGGCAGCAGAAAcgggcagtgccagagctgggggtgctcccGAAGCCTGCAGATGTTGGGAGCATGAACAAGGGGGCCCAGGGATACCCCAGGAGCCTGAAACAGGGAGCCCAGACAGTGCTGACCACTCAGGACTCCTGGGTTGCCAAAGTGGTGAGGCCAGAGAGGGGGAACCTCCTGGCTTGCCAGGagccccagcagacagagagGGGGAACACCAATACAAACTTGACCCACAACAATCCAGACAGGGGTGGCTTCCAGGACCCCACAGTGAAGAGACCAGAGTGgggaaattcatgcttgggtgTTTTTGCTGAATCTTGGccatttgtgtatttttggaGACTGAATCATGCTGTTTTGGTGGTTTATATGGGCACCAGATGCCCAGTGACTTCTTGAGATAGCTTTTGAGAGAAAGAAACATCTAACCTAATGTCCTCATCCCTTGtatttccccaaaccaggatttcccattcccaaaccttggccagatggagaggaaggctgtgaggaagaggaagatgccctgggacacccaggcaggtgaggaggaagtcagtgcccctttccccctctctcctgctccatctcccagcccagcatggcccctggctgcaggacaaccccgctgccgacgccgtcctgccggggacgcactgggggggatctccttccccttccctctggcatgGAGACAAATCTtatcctctccttgtccttcctcccccagacaaggagctgaggatggagaccagggaagacaaatccctgcagcagaacctcatggaagaggccattttgagcagctccacagcacaggagtcaagcagggaagaaaagcttcagagatcccgcaggaggaggggctccaaacccatcccagggtgctctgaggaggaaagacccaccctgtgctgggaaggTGGCCAGAGATCAAGCCaaggctctgagctggtggtccatgagcagcttcaggatggggagaagccctacaagtgcttggagtgtgggaagagcttcagccagagcaacagcctgatccgccaccagatgatccacactggggaatgggcctacaagtgtggggaatgtgggaagggcttcagctgcagctctgaactCATCCGTcaccagcacatccacactggggagaggccctacgagtgtcctgagtgtggaAAGAGGTTTCGGGTCAGCTCCAATCTCGTccagcaccagcggattcacacggatgagaggcccttccgctgccccgactgtgggaagggcttccagcacaactccaccctcatcaggcaccggcgcatccacactggggagagaccctacgagtgtccccagtgtgggaaaaGATTCACCCAGAGCTCTACCTTGACcagacaccaacggaggcaccaaTAAGGGAAGCCCTGCAAGTGCCCCAAGTGCcagaagagctttgtgcactgctccagcttcatccccccttggaggatccatgttgggaagacacctggtgatccatgttccctgtgatccatgctgggaagacacttgtaccttttcctgcccatggcaatgaCATAATGTGAGATGAAAGAACATTAGGGTTGGACCATGTCCCTGTCATTATATTTAATCCCATATCAGGtcattgccaggggcaggaaaaggactccctctctctcaccagaggagaagaGTGTCCTTTCTTGGTAGGAGGAGATACGTAGCCAGGAAGAGCCAGTTGGTAGCATTTTAGTTTTCCCTGTGAATAGTTTGTCTTATGCCTTCTGTTATCCAAattgtttctgttcctgtttgttccttatctTGCATctgttctcaataaattgttcttatcccagcatgggatctttgccttttctgctttccatgggaggcGGGAAGGAAGCGAGCAGCAGTGCGATTTTAGCAGGAacaggaaattggggaatgccattcctgaagcccagcccatggaaaccgagcatcccagctgctgccaggcctggttgccatgggcagcagccttgggagctggtccctggctgggggctgtgggaacctcttccctctggtgcccagggacaggagtggagggagtggctggagctgaggcgggcaggtttaggctggatgtgaggaaaaggtttttcccgtggggctgctggggcactgaagaggctccccagggaaggctcccagctccagggctggctgagctccagcagcgtttggccagcgctgccaggcccaggctgggattgttggggtgtcctgtgcagggccagcagttggactggaggatccccatgggtccctcccaactcagccaattctgtggctctgtgatcccatgagcctggggatgggactgcaaatggttgccatggcaatgggctctggctccaggcctgagctggtgtccatggcaaccacccctggcatggggtctccatggagctgccaagggactgaccatagcaacagggggctactgatggttgccatggaaacacaCCATAACAATGGGGCAGATGTTGCCATGGGAACAGACCacagcagagagacagctctcgccaggagcagctcctgagcacagcccagcagggctggggccttgccagggcagctcagggacacgagcaggcccagacagagctcccaggggctcagcactggcaggggctgggggatgtgccagagggggctgtgtcacagcagcacctctgtggctgtgtcctggagccccagagcagctgtgatgtcagaaaggggctgtgtgacagctccgagtgggttgtgtgaggtcacagatggggctgtgacatcacagagtttgttgtgtgaggtcactgagcagctatggcatcatagaggggactgtgtgacatcacagagaaggctgtgacatcatggcatggctgtatgacatcataGACCTGGTTGTGAGGTCAAAGTATGTGCTGTGACATTACAGGGTatctgtatgacatcacagagagcaTTATGTGACATCACTGATGGGGTTATGACATCACGGAGTTGGCTGTGACTTCATAAATGATGGTGTGAGGCCATTGAGCAGAGACTGCCATCATAGAGggtggctctgtgacatcacagaccaggatgtgacatcacagaccagactgtgacatcacaggttGAATTTTTGACATCATAgtcttctgtgacatcacagtacAGCTGTATAACAACACATGACAACATCCCAGAGTTGGCTCAGTAAACAGAGCTCAAACTTAACAGGACTTCAGTTATATCTTAACCTTAACTGAAACCTCAAATGTCACAATTTAGCAAAACAACAGCATTTACTGTATTTAACCTAACTTACAACCTATGACTGAGCGAATTAACAGAGGAATAATACTAAACAGTATTTAAATTAgcttataatttatattaaacaaCAAtggagcaaaaggaaaacactaCACAGTGTTTAACTTAGCTTATACCTCGTGACTGAACCTTCCTCACAGGCCTGACTGACTGAGATCTCCAAGACACTCCAACCCCTCTGAGAACAGCATTTCTGCCACATTTTCCAGGGCACAGCACTggtgtgtgcacacagacacaaagaggcagtgcaaggcagctgtgagaaattcccctgcagggcagggaaatgctCCCTGTGGATGCTTTGGCATCTCCCCAGCGGGCgaagggctgagcctggaggagtGGGGGGATCGGCCCAGGCTCCGTCCTTGTTCGGGGATGCCTCGAGTGCAGCAAACAGGAGAGTTCCCGGCTCACAGAGGCCTCACTCAGAGGGAGGTGGCTggcccaggagagctgcaaggGGCTCCTTTTGGAGCGCTGTTTGTAGGGCCCCAAGAGAGGGGCTTCAGGCACAGCAATGTTTCATCCTGGCCGCACTTGGCATCAACAGCTTTCTTTGCAAGGCTGAGAACAGGGATGTTGTGCCACGGAGGGAACAGAAAcagttcccagggctgctcctgaagcaagcaggagctgcttgggcagcagcagtacctgggagcagacagtgtttctgatgagctgcagaggagctgagcccaggggctgtTGGCCAAGGCCCAGACCCAAGGAGCATTTCTCAGCTGGCAGGGCGGCCtgagaaggggaggggggaatgcACCAGCACAGGGCCCATGGAACCAAGGGACATCTGTGACATTGTGGGGCTCCATGAAATAAACAAAGcattgtgacactgtgaggCCTTATGGAACCAGTGAGACCATTGTGGTCCCCACAGAACCAAGAGGACCATTGGGATACTGTGGGGCCTCATGAAACCAAGAGGCctttgtgacactgcagggctgcatGGAACCAAAGGTCCATTGTGACATTGAGGGGCCTCCTGTTATCAGTGGTCCATGGTGACACTGTGGAGCCAAAGGAGACCTTTGTGACACTGCAAACCGCCAAGGTCCATTGTGACATTTCAGGCCTCATGGAACAGAGGAGTCACATGACATTGAGGGGTCTGTGGAACCACAgggaccattgtgacactgcaaGGCCACATGGAATCGCTgggaccattgtgacactgcagggcctgaTGGATCCTGAggccattgtgacactgtggtACTCCATGGAATCAAGAGTCCACTATGACACTGCAGGTCTTCTTATAATCAGGGCTCCACTATGACACTGCAGGATCCCATGGAATCACAGCACCCTTATGACACTGAAGGGCCCCATGGAAGTAAGGGTCCATTGTGACTCTATGGGGCCCCATAAAATCAAGGGAACACAGAACAGGTCTGGCTGGTTTGGCCTCCCAGGGGCCTCCTGACTGGTCCAACTGACCTTGACATGTTGAGGGTCTCTTCTCATCTGTTAGTAAAACACTAAATTCACTAAGGCACTGTGAATTCCTTCCTATGGGAAAAAACTGTCCTGCTTCTCCAGGCATCCATGGCCAAAATTTGGATTCCACCTCCAACATTCCCTACATCCAAAGACTGCTCCCAGACAAAATCTGCCATTACTGACAAGTCAGGCTGGCCTTGGCCTCCTGATGTCCAGCTCTATCCTGCTTTCCAAACACTGGGCCTCTTTCCTTCCTATTTTAAAGAACTGACCTTCTTAGCCAGGTATCCATGGCCAGAATTGGGATTCCACCTCCAACGTTGCCTGTTGTGAGAGACTGGAGGAGATTTTGGCTGGAAGCATTTTGTGTTTCAAAGGAGAGGAAGGGGCTTGTCCAGCCTTGCTCTGCCCTGTAACCCCAGCACTGCACTGTCCTGgaacccaaatccccccagagcctctatcccagcccagcagtgtCTGCCAGTCCCTGGCACACCAAAGGCAATGCTCCACACCCACCTctggagcccccagcccagctcctgagtGACCAAATGATCGGAAATCCCACCTGGAGAAAGTACCCAGGGAGACCAAGTGGTATTTAAGGCTGACCACAAGGCAAACACACATCTTGACCCCACCTCCTCTTGGAATTTCTACCTCAACATCGCTGGAATCCAGGAGTTGGTAGCTGTGTGAGTGCTTCTCTGTatcttctttgtctttttctctttctgtgtcTTCTTCTATTTCTGTCCTCTTGCAAATTTTGATTCACTTAAAATTGAATGGGTTCATAGTTTGTGAAGTTGAATGGGCCAAGTTAATGCTTTGAGAAATGTTTTTTGTGGATTGAATGTCGTATTAAACCATTTGTCAAACTTTCTCTGATTTACCAGTAAagactgttttctgtttttgaCCTCTTTAACATCTCTTATCATTATTTCTCCAGTGCATGCAACTCAGAGGACACAAACAATTGTAATTCCTTTTAAATGTCTCCTTGAGAGAATTGTTTGGGGGATGGGGTCAGGGCTTGTCTGTCCTGcttggcacagcccaggcagggcttTCACAGCCCCATTCCACACTCCATTTCCCACCTGGAGCCCCTGGTGCCTCTGAGTtctgcttccccagccccagggacgcTCTCCTTGTCTGCCCATTCCCCCAGGGTCTCGGGGCAGGGATGGCCTCAGTGGGGGCTGCTGACATCCTCAGCAActtggaggctgctgctgctgctgagttttaTTTCTCCAGAGGCTTGTTCAGCCTTCAGCTCTTCAGCTCAGGAATTCAGTGCCCCAGGGCTCACTCACATTCAGA containing:
- the LOC131586237 gene encoding zinc finger protein 3-like, translating into MGAAGALCPGLGAAAEGAEHAGSPRAGACSARLRGCIVSPEPHGDRPDQQGWQGKRQWGQQKRAVPELGVLPKPADVGSMNKGAQGYPRSLKQGAQTVLTTQDSWVAKVYKCLECGKSFSQSNSLIRHQMIHTGEWAYKCGECGKGFSCSSELIRHQHIHTGERPYECPECGKRFRVSSNLVQHQRIHTDERPFRCPDCGKGFQHNSTLIRHRRIHTGERPYECPQCGKRFTQSSTLTRHQRRHQ